One segment of Macrotis lagotis isolate mMagLag1 chromosome 1, bilby.v1.9.chrom.fasta, whole genome shotgun sequence DNA contains the following:
- the CXCR5 gene encoding C-X-C chemokine receptor type 5 — protein sequence MQQVHIHAAMNYQFTLDMEAMSINIGDLFTPVDLSNYSNYSNDLWEEDYLCPEVHSWEDQLSFKAVFVLVAYSAIFLLGMTGNALVLVILKSHRTARSSTETFLLHLAVADLLLVLTLPFAMTEGAVGWVLGAFLCKVVSALYKVNFYCSSLLLACIAVDRYLAIVHAVHTYRHRRLFSVHITCAAVWLAGFLGALPEILFVRVSKTSTNESATCSFSGQGLASSNARLSSRFVYHIGGFLVPLLVMGWCYTAVVRRLCQAQRRHQRQKAVKVAILVTGVFFFCWSPYNVVIFLDTLVMLHAVPKSCQLDDHLATAITACEFLGLAHCCLNPVLYTFVGVKFRSDLIRLLGKLGCVGPASLHRFLPSWRKGSSSESENATSITTF from the coding sequence TTTACACCTGTGGATTTAAGTAACTATAGCAACTATAGCAATGACCTGTGGGAGGAAGACTACTTATGCCCTGAGGTCCATAGCTGGGAAGACCAGCTGAGCTTCAAGGCAGTTTTTGTCTTGGTGGCCTATAGTGCCATCTTTCTCCTGGGCATGACGGGCAACGCCTTGGTGCTAGTGATTCTCAAGAGCCATCGGACAGCCCGCAGCTCCACCGAGACCTTCCTGCTGCACCTGGCTGTGGCCGACCTCCTCCTTGTGCTCACGCTGCCCTTTGCTATGACCGAGGGAGCCGTGGGCTGGGTGCTTGGGGCCTTCCTCTGTAAGGTCGTGAGTGCGCTTTACAAAGTCAATTTCTACTGCAGCAGCCTGCTCCTGGCCTGCATTGCTGTGGACCGCTACCTGGCCATCGTGCATGCGGTCCACACCTACCGCCACCGGCGCCTCTTCTCAGTCCACATCACCTGTGCTGCTGTTTGGCTGGCTGGCTTCCTTGGTGCGCTGCCCGAGATCCTGTTTGTGAGAGTCAGCAAAACTAGCACCAATGAGTCTGCTACCTGCAGCTTCTCTGGTCAAGGCCTGGCAAGCAGTAACGCCAGGCTCAGCTCGCGCTTCGTGTACCACATCGGGGGCTTCCTCGTCCCTCTGCTGGTGATGGGCTGGTGCTACACAGCGGTGGTGAGGCGGCTGTGCCAGGCCCAGAGGCGACACCAGCGGCAGAAAGCTGTCAAGGTAGCCATCCTGGTgacaggggttttttttttctgctggtCCCCTTACAATGTGGTCATATTCCTGGACACACTAGTGATGCTTCATGCTGTGCCCAAGTCCTGCCAGCTAGATGACCACCTGGCAACAGCTATCACTGCATGTGAGTTCTTGGGCCTGGCTCACTGCTGTCTCAACCCCGTGCTTTATACATTCGTGGGTGTAAAGTTCCGGAGTGACCTAATTCGCCTGCTGGGGAAGCTGGGCTGCGTGGGCCCTGCTTCCCTCCACCGATTCCTCCCCAGCTGGCGCAAGGGCAGCAGCTCAGAATCAGAGAATGCCACCTCTATCACCACCTTCTAG